A genome region from Bifidobacterium coryneforme includes the following:
- a CDS encoding 16S rRNA (guanine(527)-N(7))-methyltransferase RsmG, which yields MINDAGNGASAGMDLPQTDVLEGNQVLAQVLGDALAPLKVFHEKLAREGVERGIIGPRDQGIIWERHILNSAAIVPFVKEALAEGIGPRIADVGSGGGFPGIVLAACMPSCDVTLIEPMERRVLWLGEVIDEMNLENVTVIRKRAEEVMPSSKKVDKSGRRKVRRVEDHPRHQNSGMGGSNRRGSEGGANESEIVGDSSQAPYDMVTCRAVAPMTKLTGWTLPLLHAGGRLIALKGRSAEAEIDKAAKEIKKNRGMNPRVCEAPVGPGLEETHVVLVDKV from the coding sequence ATGATTAACGATGCAGGGAATGGAGCCTCTGCGGGCATGGATCTGCCCCAGACCGATGTTCTGGAAGGGAATCAGGTCCTGGCTCAGGTGTTGGGTGATGCTCTGGCCCCTCTGAAGGTCTTCCATGAGAAGCTAGCCCGTGAGGGTGTAGAGCGCGGAATCATAGGTCCGCGCGATCAGGGAATCATCTGGGAACGTCATATCCTCAACTCTGCGGCCATTGTTCCTTTTGTTAAGGAGGCCTTGGCTGAAGGAATCGGACCAAGAATCGCGGATGTTGGTTCAGGTGGAGGATTCCCCGGGATTGTGCTCGCCGCCTGCATGCCCAGTTGCGATGTGACCCTCATTGAGCCTATGGAGCGTCGGGTTCTCTGGCTTGGTGAAGTCATTGACGAGATGAACCTGGAGAACGTGACTGTGATTCGGAAACGTGCCGAGGAGGTCATGCCTTCTTCCAAGAAGGTGGATAAGTCAGGTCGCCGGAAAGTGCGTCGTGTAGAGGATCATCCCCGTCATCAGAACTCGGGCATGGGCGGCTCTAATCGTCGGGGCTCCGAAGGAGGAGCGAATGAGTCCGAGATTGTCGGAGATTCTTCTCAAGCGCCATATGATATGGTGACCTGCCGCGCTGTTGCACCCATGACCAAACTGACTGGCTGGACCCTGCCCCTGCTTCATGCGGGCGGCCGGCTTATAGCTCTGAAGGGTAGGTCGGCAGAGGCTGAAATAGACAAGGCCGCCAAAGAGATAAAGAAGAATCGTGGGATGAACCCCCGGGTCTGTGAAGCACCTGTTGGTCCGGGTCTTGAAGAAACCCATGTGGTTCTCGTCGATAAGGTGTGA